A genomic region of Dunckerocampus dactyliophorus isolate RoL2022-P2 chromosome 8, RoL_Ddac_1.1, whole genome shotgun sequence contains the following coding sequences:
- the rpl29 gene encoding 60S ribosomal protein L29, with protein sequence MAKSKNHTTHNQSRKAHRNGIKKPRSHRYESLKGVDPKFLRNMRFAKKHNKKGLKAARKAAKAAAAAAAAAAPAAPAAP encoded by the exons atggcaaagtcgAAGAACCACACAACCCACAACCAGT CTCGTAAAGCCCACAGAAATGGCATCAAGAAACCCAGATCTCACCGTTATGAGTCATTGAAGGGG GTGGACCCCAAGTTCCTAAGGAACATGCGTTTTGCCAAGAAGCACAACAAGAAAGGCTTGAAGGCAGCAAGGAAAGCAGcgaaggcagcagcagcagcagcagcagcagccgctCCAGCAGCACCAGCCGCACCATAA